In Synechococcus sp. PCC 6312, one genomic interval encodes:
- a CDS encoding endonuclease MutS2, with protein MPEFSSSLETSYRFANLHLETKTQALLDWPRLCQHLATFTATKVGAELAQAWQPAPNLRDSQQLLAQTEDAYKLTTYYLRELDFSQIKNIQSGLNRAAHQGVLTPEELLGIAQTQAGSRNLRRVVDSYPDLSALQALLAALRTFPQLEQEIHRCITEQGEVSERASPQLAAIRQHQQQMRGQIHQQLQQIIQRKHSSLQDTVITQRAERYVLPVKAPQRDAIPGIVHDVSVTGATLYIEPQAIVELNNRLRQLARQGGQEEYRIREVLSQQVTEVVLELQQGLELITQLDLAVARARYGLWLNANIPRFVELDEPIHLRNLRHPLLIWQHHQEQGPTVVPITVDIAPPTKVVTITGPNTGGKTATLKTLGLVALMAKAGLMIPAAEPVELPWFRQVLADIGDEQSLQHNLSTFSGHIRTISEILEALTTEANPDNAALVLLDEVGAGTDPSEGTALAIALLTHLADQAQITIATTHYGELKALKYQDPRFENASVEFDSETLAPTYRLLWGIPGRSNALAIAQRLGLNPDVIAAAAQALPADQDQVNQVIAGLEAQRRHQEAKASTASQLLSATEKLHQELLTKTEQLRQRELHLRQHQAQAVNTAIDQAQAEIAQLIKKLQAGPQTAQAAAQSQAQLSQIQAKYAPPAPKPIPGYIPQMGERVRIPKLQQTGEIIGLEDDAIAVRLGLMKVMVKLTDIESLAGEKPQISPKATQPPPQASTAKANVTIPTLRTESNTLDIRGQRVAAAEILLDEALNQGGTVLWVIHGHGTGKLRQFVHEHLRHHPLVEKFEFAPQNEGGRGATIVYFR; from the coding sequence TTGCCAGAATTCTCATCCTCTTTAGAAACAAGTTATCGGTTCGCCAACCTGCACCTAGAGACTAAAACACAGGCACTTTTAGACTGGCCACGGTTATGTCAACATCTGGCAACCTTTACCGCGACTAAGGTGGGAGCCGAACTGGCCCAGGCCTGGCAACCTGCACCCAACCTAAGGGACTCGCAACAACTCCTGGCCCAAACTGAAGATGCCTATAAACTGACGACCTACTATTTGCGGGAACTAGATTTTAGTCAGATCAAAAATATTCAATCTGGTTTAAATCGGGCGGCTCATCAAGGAGTCCTCACCCCAGAGGAATTATTAGGCATTGCCCAGACCCAGGCCGGGAGCCGGAATTTACGCCGCGTTGTCGATAGTTACCCCGATTTAAGCGCACTTCAAGCCCTCTTAGCAGCGTTACGCACCTTTCCCCAACTGGAGCAGGAAATCCATCGGTGTATTACGGAACAAGGTGAAGTCAGCGAGCGGGCCAGCCCTCAGTTAGCAGCAATCCGGCAACACCAGCAACAAATGCGCGGGCAAATTCACCAACAACTCCAGCAGATCATTCAACGGAAACATTCGTCTCTCCAAGATACCGTGATCACCCAACGGGCCGAGCGTTATGTCCTACCGGTGAAAGCCCCCCAGCGGGATGCCATACCTGGAATTGTTCATGATGTTTCTGTCACTGGCGCCACCCTCTATATCGAACCCCAGGCCATCGTTGAACTTAATAATCGCCTCAGACAATTAGCCCGCCAGGGCGGACAGGAAGAATACCGCATCCGGGAAGTCCTCAGCCAGCAAGTGACCGAAGTTGTCCTGGAATTACAGCAGGGTCTAGAGCTGATCACCCAACTGGATCTGGCCGTTGCCCGCGCCCGCTATGGACTCTGGTTGAATGCCAATATCCCCCGATTTGTCGAACTCGATGAACCGATTCACCTGCGGAATTTAAGACATCCCCTGTTAATTTGGCAGCACCACCAGGAACAGGGCCCCACAGTCGTCCCAATTACCGTTGATATTGCGCCCCCAACAAAAGTTGTCACCATTACCGGCCCCAATACGGGTGGGAAAACTGCAACCTTAAAAACCCTGGGTCTGGTGGCATTGATGGCCAAGGCCGGTTTGATGATTCCGGCGGCTGAACCCGTAGAACTTCCCTGGTTTAGGCAGGTCTTAGCGGATATCGGCGATGAACAATCCTTACAGCACAACCTTTCTACCTTTTCTGGACATATTCGTACCATTAGTGAAATTCTTGAGGCCCTCACAACTGAAGCTAACCCCGACAATGCCGCCCTAGTTCTATTGGATGAAGTTGGTGCCGGCACAGACCCCAGTGAAGGAACCGCCTTAGCCATAGCCCTCTTGACCCACCTGGCAGACCAGGCCCAGATCACCATCGCCACGACCCATTACGGGGAACTCAAGGCCCTGAAATATCAAGATCCTCGCTTTGAAAATGCCTCGGTAGAATTTGACTCTGAGACTCTGGCCCCAACCTATCGCCTTTTGTGGGGGATTCCCGGTCGCTCCAATGCCCTGGCGATTGCCCAACGATTAGGCCTCAACCCAGATGTAATTGCCGCTGCCGCCCAGGCCCTGCCCGCGGATCAAGATCAAGTGAATCAAGTTATTGCTGGCCTGGAAGCCCAACGCCGCCATCAAGAAGCCAAAGCTAGTACCGCCAGTCAACTCCTCAGTGCGACAGAAAAATTGCACCAGGAATTATTGACCAAAACCGAGCAACTCCGGCAACGGGAACTGCATCTTCGGCAACACCAAGCCCAGGCCGTCAATACTGCCATTGACCAGGCTCAGGCCGAGATTGCCCAACTGATCAAAAAACTCCAAGCTGGCCCCCAAACCGCCCAAGCCGCGGCCCAGTCCCAGGCTCAGCTCAGCCAAATCCAAGCGAAATATGCACCACCAGCCCCAAAGCCAATTCCAGGTTATATTCCGCAGATGGGTGAGCGGGTTCGGATTCCTAAACTGCAACAAACGGGAGAAATCATTGGCCTGGAAGACGATGCAATTGCGGTGCGTCTGGGTTTAATGAAAGTAATGGTAAAGCTAACTGATATTGAATCCTTAGCGGGTGAGAAACCCCAAATTTCCCCCAAAGCGACCCAGCCGCCGCCCCAGGCCAGTACTGCCAAAGCCAATGTAACAATTCCTACCCTCAGAACAGAAAGTAATACCCTGGATATTCGCGGCCAACGGGTGGCTGCCGCAGAGATTCTACTCGATGAAGCCTTAAATCAAGGGGGAACTGTTTTGTGGGTGATTCATGGGCATGGGACAGGAAAACTACGGCAATTTGTCCATGAGCATCTGCGCCATCATCCCCTGGTTGAGAAGTTTGAGTTTGCACCTCAGAATGAAGGCGGGCGTGGGGCGACAATTGTTTATTTTCGCTGA
- a CDS encoding glycosyltransferase family 1 protein, giving the protein MHYSLGINGRFLSQPLTGVQRYARCWVKALDHLLVSEEIVRSSWQATLYVPKGAHVKAALTELNLKAIQIKRVGFSKGYLWEQLELPIYARDQVLVNLGNMAPIPSLMSPQKTVVTIHDLSFQKFPESYSRLYQLTYTLLTPLIMARADAILTVSQTEAKAILEVYPQAKSRVHPIPNGHWPDDLDLEAIAPMNPIGRPFMLAVGTLSARKNLTGILKAAELVNQQQSLDFVMVGGRPSIYQAIQLELPASLKDRVHFVGTVDDSTLISYYKAAQGLVYPSFYEASGLPPLEAMACGCPVIVSDIPALVERCSDAALYCQAQAPETIANGILQLINNLELQQDLRVKGDQLAQALTWKNSVQQAMNVIASC; this is encoded by the coding sequence ATGCACTATTCTCTGGGGATCAATGGTCGCTTTCTCAGTCAGCCGTTAACAGGGGTGCAACGCTACGCCCGCTGTTGGGTCAAAGCCCTCGATCACCTGTTAGTCTCTGAAGAAATTGTCAGGTCCAGTTGGCAGGCCACCCTCTATGTCCCTAAAGGTGCTCACGTTAAAGCCGCCCTGACTGAGTTAAACCTCAAAGCCATTCAAATTAAAAGAGTCGGGTTTAGCAAGGGTTATTTATGGGAGCAGTTGGAGTTGCCCATCTATGCCCGTGATCAGGTCTTAGTTAATTTGGGCAATATGGCACCGATCCCCTCATTAATGAGTCCCCAAAAGACAGTCGTGACCATCCATGATTTATCCTTCCAAAAATTTCCCGAATCCTACTCAAGGCTATATCAGTTGACCTATACCCTCCTCACTCCCCTGATCATGGCTAGAGCTGATGCTATTCTCACCGTGTCGCAAACCGAAGCCAAGGCAATTTTAGAGGTCTATCCCCAGGCCAAGTCTCGCGTACACCCCATCCCCAATGGTCACTGGCCCGATGATTTAGATTTAGAAGCGATTGCCCCAATGAACCCAATCGGTCGCCCGTTTATGTTGGCGGTGGGAACGCTCTCAGCCCGGAAGAATTTAACCGGCATTCTCAAGGCGGCGGAATTGGTCAATCAACAACAGAGCTTGGATTTTGTTATGGTTGGGGGCCGGCCAAGTATTTATCAAGCCATTCAGTTAGAGCTACCAGCATCATTAAAAGATCGCGTTCATTTTGTCGGCACGGTAGATGATTCGACCTTGATTAGTTATTACAAAGCCGCTCAAGGCCTGGTTTATCCCTCTTTTTATGAAGCCTCAGGATTGCCGCCCTTGGAAGCCATGGCCTGTGGTTGTCCAGTGATTGTCTCGGATATTCCTGCCCTTGTTGAGCGTTGTAGCGATGCGGCCCTCTACTGCCAGGCCCAGGCCCCGGAAACCATTGCCAATGGGATTTTACAACTGATCAATAATCTAGAATTGCAACAAGATTTAAGGGTCAAAGGGGATCAACTTGCCCAGGCCCTGACTTGGAAAAATTCAGTCCAGCAGGCCATGAATGTTATTGCATCCTGTTGA
- a CDS encoding HAD family hydrolase — translation MTKWQALVFDVDGTLADTERDGHRVAFNRAFQEAGLDWDWSVELYGQLLAVTGGKERMRYYLDQFRRDWPQPANLTDLIAQLHQAKTKHYTELLATGAIPLRPGVKRLLTEARIAGYRLAIATTTTPANVTALLEHTLGRESINWFEVIAAGDIVPAKKPAPDIYHYALEKMGLAPQDCLAFEDSENGLISAQEAGLVTVVTVNDYTQSHNFSGAALVLDCLGEPEQPFQVLAGNPQGRTYFNLDLCQALPR, via the coding sequence ATGACAAAGTGGCAAGCCCTAGTTTTTGATGTGGATGGCACACTGGCAGATACGGAGCGGGATGGGCATCGGGTCGCGTTTAATCGGGCGTTTCAAGAGGCGGGCCTGGACTGGGATTGGTCAGTTGAACTTTACGGGCAACTCTTGGCGGTCACAGGTGGCAAAGAACGGATGCGCTATTATCTGGATCAATTTCGGCGCGACTGGCCCCAACCTGCTAACTTGACGGATTTAATTGCCCAACTCCATCAAGCCAAAACCAAGCACTACACCGAGTTACTGGCCACGGGAGCCATTCCCCTCCGGCCTGGGGTCAAGCGTCTCTTAACTGAAGCCCGCATTGCTGGATACCGATTAGCGATTGCCACTACTACCACCCCGGCTAATGTCACCGCTTTATTGGAACATACCCTGGGGAGAGAAAGTATTAACTGGTTTGAAGTCATTGCTGCGGGGGATATTGTCCCGGCCAAAAAACCTGCTCCTGACATCTATCACTATGCCCTAGAGAAGATGGGACTTGCCCCTCAAGATTGTTTAGCCTTTGAAGATTCAGAAAATGGGTTAATCTCGGCCCAAGAGGCTGGCCTGGTCACGGTTGTCACGGTGAATGATTACACCCAGTCCCATAACTTTTCCGGTGCAGCCTTAGTGCTGGATTGTTTAGGTGAACCAGAGCAGCCTTTTCAAGTTTTGGCCGGTAATCCCCAAGGGCGCACCTATTTTAACCTTGATCTCTGCCAGGCCTTGCCCCGCTAA
- a CDS encoding VOC family protein, protein MIDIGLTHIALPVTDVEQSIRFYSTYAGMQVIHRRIDQETGVNVVWLSDSTRPFAIVLIQTNRLQTILSPLAHLGVGCPSREMVDSLCSKAKQEGILIQKPQDSGYPIGYWAFLRDPDGHTLELSYGQEIGLTTEQSS, encoded by the coding sequence ATGATTGATATTGGTCTGACTCATATCGCGCTCCCGGTGACTGATGTTGAACAAAGTATTAGGTTTTACTCGACATACGCTGGCATGCAGGTTATTCATCGCCGCATTGATCAGGAAACAGGGGTTAATGTTGTCTGGCTTTCGGATTCCACCCGGCCATTTGCCATTGTGCTGATTCAAACCAACCGATTACAAACGATTTTGTCGCCCCTGGCCCATCTCGGAGTTGGCTGCCCCAGTCGGGAGATGGTGGACTCTCTTTGTTCAAAAGCAAAACAGGAGGGTATCCTGATTCAGAAACCACAAGACTCAGGCTATCCAATCGGATATTGGGCTTTTTTGCGGGATCCGGATGGTCACACCCTTGAACTATCCTATGGACAAGAAATTGGATTGACTACTGAACAATCTTCATAA
- a CDS encoding NAD(P)H-quinone oxidoreductase subunit N, producing MDLTTLAAQLNVGAILPETIVILTLLVVLVTDLIIGRQSDRWTSYIAVTGLLASVGAMVLQWNQVETASFLGSFRSDNLSLLFRGIIALSSVVTILMSMRYVEQTGSALGEFLTVLLTATVGGMFLAGAEELVMIFVSLETLSIASYIMTGYMKRDLRSNEASLKYLLIGAASSAIFLYGSSLLYGLSGGSTSLVAIAGAISGQSLGLLIALVFVIAGISFKISAVPFHQWTPDVYEGAPTPVVAFLSVGSKAAGFALAIRFLTLAFPSLAADWQVIFTVLAILSMILGNVVALAQTSMKRMLAYSSIAQAGFVMIGFLIGTEAGYASMMFYLLIYLFMNLGAFTCIILFSLRTGTDDIDEYAGLYQKDPLLTLGLSLCLLSLGGIPPLAGFFGKLYLFWAGWQAGAYGLVLLGLLTSVISIYYYIRVVKMMVVKEPQEMSEAVKNYPEINWKAFGMRPLQVGLIVTVIATSLAGILGNPLFNLVNASITTIPTFNAMIHPPAISVAALPPKEDIYP from the coding sequence ATGGATCTCACCACCCTAGCGGCTCAACTAAATGTCGGTGCGATTTTGCCAGAAACTATCGTGATCTTGACTCTCCTAGTGGTTTTAGTGACCGATCTGATCATCGGCCGACAGTCAGATCGCTGGACTTCATACATTGCCGTGACTGGCTTACTAGCCTCTGTGGGAGCAATGGTCTTGCAGTGGAACCAAGTTGAAACCGCTTCATTTTTGGGTAGTTTTCGCAGTGATAACCTCAGCTTGCTATTTCGGGGAATTATTGCCCTCTCCAGTGTGGTGACAATCTTGATGTCCATGCGCTATGTCGAACAAACGGGCAGTGCCTTGGGCGAGTTTTTAACCGTTCTCTTAACCGCCACAGTCGGGGGGATGTTCCTGGCTGGTGCAGAAGAACTCGTGATGATCTTTGTTTCCCTAGAAACCTTGAGTATTGCCTCCTACATCATGACGGGCTACATGAAGCGGGATTTGCGCTCGAATGAAGCCTCTTTGAAATATCTCTTAATTGGGGCTGCCAGTTCTGCAATTTTCCTCTATGGTTCCTCCCTACTTTATGGTCTTTCAGGGGGTTCAACCTCCTTGGTGGCCATTGCTGGGGCGATTTCGGGACAATCCCTGGGTCTCCTCATTGCCTTGGTCTTTGTGATTGCGGGGATTAGTTTCAAAATTTCAGCGGTTCCCTTTCACCAGTGGACTCCTGATGTCTATGAAGGTGCGCCGACTCCGGTGGTGGCCTTTTTATCGGTGGGGTCTAAAGCGGCTGGGTTTGCCTTGGCAATTCGCTTCTTAACCTTAGCGTTCCCCAGTTTGGCCGCCGATTGGCAGGTGATTTTTACGGTGTTAGCCATCCTCAGCATGATTTTGGGAAATGTGGTCGCCCTGGCCCAAACCAGCATGAAGCGGATGTTGGCCTATTCCTCCATTGCCCAGGCCGGGTTTGTGATGATTGGCTTTTTGATCGGGACTGAGGCCGGCTATGCCAGCATGATGTTTTATCTGTTGATTTACCTGTTCATGAACCTGGGGGCCTTTACCTGTATTATTCTCTTCTCGCTACGCACAGGAACGGATGACATCGATGAATATGCCGGACTCTATCAAAAAGACCCACTCTTAACCTTGGGTTTAAGCCTCTGCCTCCTCTCCCTCGGTGGGATTCCCCCTTTGGCCGGGTTCTTTGGCAAGCTCTATCTCTTCTGGGCGGGTTGGCAAGCAGGGGCCTATGGCCTGGTGTTGTTGGGCCTGTTAACGAGCGTGATTTCCATTTACTACTACATCCGAGTGGTCAAGATGATGGTGGTCAAGGAACCCCAGGAAATGTCGGAAGCGGTCAAAAATTACCCTGAAATTAACTGGAAAGCCTTTGGGATGCGGCCGTTACAGGTTGGGTTAATTGTCACAGTCATTGCCACCTCTTTGGCGGGGATTTTAGGCAACCCCTTGTTTAACCTGGTCAATGCCTCAATTACCACCATTCCAACCTTTAATGCCATGATTCATCCCCCGGCAATTTCTGTGGCTGCCTTACCTCCGAAAGAAGATATCTATCCTTAA
- a CDS encoding peptide chain release factor 3, which translates to MSELAQEIQAAVASRRNFAIISHPDAGKTTLTEKLLLYGGAIHQAGAVKARRAQRHATSDWMEMEQQRGISITSTVLQFDYQGYQINLLDTPGHQDFSEDTYRTLAAADNAVMLVDAAKGLEPQTRKLFEVCQLRALPIFTFINKMDRPGREPLELIDEIEQELGLQTFPVLWPIGIGDQFRGVYDRLRQEFHLFERSEHGRKEAQETIIPLGDPRIDQLVEPHLYHQLKDELELLDGVGAELDIALIHQGKMTPVFFGSAMTNFGVKLFLEHFLEKALKPIAYRSNKGAIEPTTENFTGFVFKLQANMDPKHRDRVAFIRVCSGKFEKDMNVSHARTGKNLRLSRPQKLFAQGRESIETAYPGDVIGLNNPGMFAIGDTLYVGSKLEYEGIPCFSPEIFAYLRNPNPSKFKQFQKGVNELREEGAVQIMYATDPTKREPILAAVGQLQFEVVQFRLMNEYGVETRLDPLPYTVARWVVDGWPALEATGRIFNALTVQDNWERPVLLFKNEWNVQQMEADHPKLQLSRIAPIGFASEAVKSR; encoded by the coding sequence ATGAGCGAATTAGCCCAGGAAATTCAAGCCGCAGTCGCCAGCCGCCGCAATTTTGCGATTATTTCCCACCCGGATGCGGGTAAAACGACTTTAACCGAAAAACTTTTGCTCTACGGGGGAGCCATCCACCAGGCCGGAGCCGTCAAAGCCCGCCGCGCCCAACGCCATGCCACATCCGACTGGATGGAAATGGAACAACAGCGGGGCATTTCGATTACTTCGACCGTGTTGCAATTTGACTATCAAGGCTATCAAATCAATCTCCTCGATACGCCCGGCCACCAAGATTTTAGTGAAGATACCTATCGGACTCTGGCGGCGGCGGATAATGCGGTGATGTTGGTGGATGCGGCTAAGGGCCTGGAACCCCAAACTCGGAAACTCTTTGAGGTCTGTCAGTTGCGGGCTTTACCGATTTTTACCTTTATTAACAAGATGGATCGGCCGGGGCGGGAACCCTTAGAACTGATTGATGAAATTGAACAAGAACTCGGCCTGCAAACCTTTCCAGTCCTCTGGCCAATCGGGATTGGGGATCAATTTCGCGGGGTTTATGATCGATTGCGGCAGGAATTTCATCTGTTTGAACGGAGCGAACATGGCCGCAAAGAAGCCCAGGAAACAATTATTCCCCTCGGTGATCCTCGCATTGACCAGTTAGTAGAACCCCATTTATATCACCAGTTAAAAGATGAATTAGAACTCCTGGATGGTGTCGGGGCTGAGTTAGATATTGCGCTAATCCATCAGGGTAAAATGACCCCAGTCTTTTTCGGCAGTGCCATGACTAATTTTGGTGTGAAGTTGTTTTTAGAGCATTTCCTTGAAAAAGCCTTGAAACCCATTGCCTATCGCAGCAACAAGGGTGCAATTGAACCGACCACTGAAAACTTTACCGGCTTTGTCTTCAAGCTCCAGGCCAACATGGATCCAAAACATCGAGATCGGGTGGCGTTTATTCGGGTTTGCTCCGGCAAGTTTGAAAAAGATATGAACGTCTCCCATGCCCGGACTGGCAAAAACCTGAGGTTATCCCGTCCCCAGAAACTCTTTGCCCAAGGCCGGGAATCCATTGAAACGGCCTACCCCGGAGATGTGATTGGGTTGAATAATCCGGGAATGTTTGCCATTGGCGATACGCTTTATGTTGGTTCCAAGTTGGAATATGAAGGGATTCCTTGTTTTTCCCCGGAAATTTTTGCTTATTTACGCAATCCTAATCCTTCTAAGTTCAAGCAATTCCAAAAAGGAGTCAATGAACTTCGAGAGGAAGGGGCAGTGCAAATTATGTATGCTACAGATCCAACGAAACGGGAACCCATCTTGGCAGCCGTAGGACAACTCCAATTTGAAGTGGTACAGTTTCGCTTGATGAATGAATATGGGGTGGAAACTCGCCTAGACCCCTTGCCCTATACCGTGGCCCGTTGGGTTGTAGATGGCTGGCCGGCCTTGGAAGCCACAGGACGAATTTTTAATGCCTTAACAGTTCAGGATAATTGGGAGCGGCCGGTTTTGCTATTCAAAAATGAATGGAATGTCCAACAGATGGAGGCTGATCATCCCAAATTACAATTAAGTCGGATTGCCCCAATTGGGTTTGCTAGTGAAGCCGTCAAAAGTCGTTAA